In Vibrio gangliei, a single window of DNA contains:
- a CDS encoding VF530 family protein, giving the protein MSQANNPLHGITLEKLLTELVEHYGWEKLSQMVNINCFKSDPSIKSSLKFLRKTEWARTKVEKIYIDLKK; this is encoded by the coding sequence ATGAGCCAGGCCAATAACCCGCTACACGGTATTACACTCGAAAAACTTCTCACTGAACTGGTTGAACATTATGGTTGGGAAAAGCTCAGCCAGATGGTGAACATCAACTGTTTTAAGAGTGATCCAAGCATTAAATCTAGCCTAAAATTTTTGCGTAAAACTGAGTGGGCAAGAACCAAGGTTGAGAAGATTTATATTGATTTGAAAAAGTAA
- the fusA gene encoding elongation factor G: MTDLSKYRNIGIFAHVDAGKTTTTERILKLTGTIHKSGETHDGESTTDFMEQEAERGITIQSAAVSCFWKDHRFNVIDTPGHVDFTVEVYRSLKVLDGGIGVFCGSGGVEPQSETNWRYANESEVARIIFVNKLDRMGADFYRVTDQVRKVLGATPLIMTLPIGIEDEFKGVVDVLERKAYIWDETGQPENYSIEEIPADMVDDVEQYREELIETAVEQDDELMMAYMEGEEPSIEQVKACIRKGTRDLAFFPTYCGSAFKNKGMQLVLDAVVDYLPSPTEVDPQPLMDEEGNETGEHAIVSADESFKALAFKIMDDRFGALTFVRIYSGKLNKGDTILNSFTGKTERVGRMVEMQANDRKELTYAQAGDIIAIVGMKNVQTGHTLCDPKTPVTLEPMVFPTPVISIAVQPKDKGGSEKMGIAIGKMVAEDPSFQVETDEETGETILKGMGELHLDIKVDILKRTYGVDLIVGQPQVAYRETITQQVEDSYTHKKQSGGSGQFGKIDYRIKPGEVGSGFKFTSTVVGGNVPKEFWPAIEKGFAGMMDNGVLAGFPVLDVEVELFDGGFHAVDSSAVAFEIAAKGAFRQSMPKAGAQLLEPIMKVDVFTPEDHVGDVIGDLNRRRGMIKDQEAGVTGVRIKADVPLSEMFGYIGSLRTMTSGRGQFSMEFAHYAPCPMNVAEQVIADVKARKEADKK; this comes from the coding sequence ATGACTGACTTATCAAAATACAGAAACATTGGTATTTTTGCCCACGTTGATGCGGGTAAAACGACCACGACTGAACGTATCCTTAAGCTAACAGGTACTATCCATAAAAGTGGTGAGACGCACGATGGCGAATCAACAACTGACTTTATGGAGCAGGAAGCTGAGCGTGGTATTACAATCCAATCGGCAGCGGTAAGTTGTTTCTGGAAAGACCACCGTTTCAACGTTATCGACACCCCGGGACACGTTGACTTTACAGTAGAAGTATATCGTTCTCTTAAAGTTCTTGATGGTGGTATCGGTGTATTCTGTGGTTCTGGTGGTGTTGAACCACAATCAGAAACTAACTGGCGTTACGCGAACGAATCTGAAGTTGCACGTATCATTTTCGTAAACAAACTGGACCGTATGGGTGCAGATTTCTACCGCGTTACTGACCAAGTACGTAAAGTACTAGGCGCAACACCTTTAATCATGACTCTACCAATCGGTATCGAAGATGAGTTTAAAGGCGTAGTTGACGTTCTTGAGCGTAAAGCTTACATCTGGGACGAAACTGGTCAGCCTGAGAACTACTCAATTGAAGAAATTCCAGCAGACATGGTTGACGATGTTGAACAATACCGTGAAGAGCTAATCGAAACAGCTGTTGAGCAAGACGACGAACTAATGATGGCATACATGGAAGGTGAAGAGCCTTCAATCGAGCAAGTGAAAGCATGTATCCGTAAAGGTACTCGTGACCTAGCGTTCTTCCCAACATACTGTGGTTCAGCGTTTAAAAACAAAGGTATGCAACTAGTACTTGATGCTGTTGTTGATTACCTACCTTCTCCAACTGAAGTTGATCCTCAACCTCTAATGGACGAAGAAGGCAACGAAACTGGCGAACACGCTATCGTTTCTGCTGACGAATCTTTCAAAGCGCTAGCATTCAAAATCATGGATGACCGCTTCGGTGCACTAACTTTCGTTCGTATTTACTCTGGTAAACTGAACAAAGGTGACACCATCCTGAACTCGTTCACTGGTAAAACTGAGCGTGTTGGCCGTATGGTTGAGATGCAAGCAAACGATCGTAAAGAACTGACTTACGCACAAGCGGGTGACATCATCGCTATCGTTGGTATGAAGAACGTTCAAACTGGTCACACTCTATGTGATCCTAAGACTCCTGTAACTCTAGAACCAATGGTATTCCCAACGCCAGTAATCTCGATTGCTGTACAGCCTAAAGATAAAGGCGGTTCTGAGAAAATGGGTATCGCGATTGGTAAAATGGTTGCAGAAGATCCATCTTTCCAAGTTGAAACTGATGAAGAAACTGGCGAAACCATCCTTAAAGGTATGGGTGAGCTTCACCTAGACATCAAAGTGGACATCTTGAAGCGTACTTACGGTGTAGACCTAATCGTTGGTCAACCACAAGTTGCTTACCGTGAAACTATTACTCAACAAGTTGAAGATAGCTACACACACAAGAAACAGTCTGGTGGTTCTGGTCAGTTCGGTAAGATCGATTATCGTATCAAGCCTGGTGAAGTTGGTTCTGGCTTCAAGTTCACATCAACCGTTGTTGGTGGTAACGTACCTAAAGAATTCTGGCCTGCAATCGAAAAAGGTTTTGCTGGCATGATGGATAACGGTGTTCTAGCTGGCTTCCCAGTACTAGATGTTGAAGTTGAACTATTCGACGGTGGCTTCCACGCAGTTGACTCATCTGCAGTAGCATTTGAAATCGCAGCGAAAGGTGCATTCCGTCAATCTATGCCTAAAGCAGGCGCTCAACTTCTTGAACCAATCATGAAAGTTGACGTATTCACTCCAGAAGATCACGTTGGTGACGTAATCGGTGACCTTAACCGTCGTCGTGGTATGATCAAAGACCAAGAAGCTGGCGTTACAGGCGTTCGCATCAAGGCTGACGTACCGCTTTCTGAAATGTTCGGTTACATCGGTTCTCTACGTACAATGACTTCTGGTCGTGGTCAGTTCTCTATGGAGTTCGCACACTACGCACCATGTCCAATGAACGTTGCAGAGCAAGTAATTGCTGACGTTAAAGCTCGTAAAGAAGCTGACAAGAAGTAA
- the mtgA gene encoding monofunctional biosynthetic peptidoglycan transglycosylase, which yields MGKRLKKWIFKTLLFFGVMSVVLTFPLKYINPIVWSWQLQREWFPPEQYRQYTKANWVNLDKISPYMQLAVIASEDQRFPTHHGIDFVSTQKAVADMISGERFRGASTLTQQTVKNLFLWSGQDIFRKAIEAYLSLLVEFEWGKKRILEIYLNIVEFGPGIYGVQAASQHYYGISANRLSMSQAARLAAVLPNPYKFHVDRPTPYVWQRVDWIETQMNQLGLGYLKKMD from the coding sequence ATGGGCAAACGGCTAAAAAAATGGATCTTTAAGACGTTACTTTTCTTTGGCGTCATGTCCGTTGTGTTGACCTTCCCACTGAAATACATCAATCCCATTGTTTGGAGTTGGCAACTGCAACGCGAGTGGTTTCCACCTGAACAATATCGCCAATATACCAAAGCCAACTGGGTAAACTTAGACAAGATTTCGCCCTATATGCAACTTGCGGTGATCGCTTCAGAAGATCAACGCTTCCCAACTCATCACGGCATTGATTTTGTTTCCACCCAAAAAGCCGTCGCCGATATGATCTCCGGCGAACGCTTTCGTGGTGCAAGCACCCTTACTCAACAAACCGTGAAAAATTTATTTCTTTGGTCGGGGCAAGATATCTTCCGTAAAGCAATCGAAGCTTACTTAAGTTTATTGGTTGAGTTTGAGTGGGGGAAAAAACGCATCTTAGAAATTTATTTGAATATCGTGGAATTTGGCCCGGGGATTTATGGAGTACAAGCTGCCAGTCAACATTATTACGGCATATCGGCTAACCGCTTATCGATGTCACAGGCTGCCCGTTTAGCGGCCGTATTACCTAACCCATATAAATTCCATGTCGACCGCCCGACCCCTTATGTCTGGCAACGAGTGGATTGGATCGAAACACAAATGAATCAATTGGGGCTGGGTTATTTGAAGAAGATGGATTGA
- the radA gene encoding DNA repair protein RadA, with translation MATKAKRAYVCNDCGADFPRWQGQCNACGAWNTITEVRLAASPQVARNERLSGYAGSVTDAKVQNLSEIDLQEVPRFSTGFKEFDRVLGGGIVPGAAVLIGGNPGAGKSTLLLQTVCRLAEQMPTLYVTGEESLQQVAMRASRLGLPKDHLKMLSETNVDKICQIAENEKPKIMVIDSIQVMHVADVQSSPGSVSQVRESATTLTRYAKQNNVAVFLVGHVTKDGTLAGPKVLEHIIDCSVLLDGSADSRFRTLRSHKNRFGAVNELGVFAMTGQGLKEVSNPSAIFLSRGDEETSGSSVMVVWEGTRPLLVEIQALVDYSQLSNPRRVAVGLEQNRLSMLLAVLHKHGGLQMADQDVFVNVVGGVKVAETSADLALLMALLSSFKDKPLPKDVVVFGEVGLAGEIRPVPSGQERLMEAYKHGFKKAIVPAANMPKGGIAGMQIHGVKKLSEAIDAFDEV, from the coding sequence ATGGCAACAAAAGCAAAACGAGCGTATGTCTGTAATGACTGTGGAGCGGATTTTCCACGTTGGCAAGGGCAGTGTAATGCTTGTGGTGCTTGGAATACCATTACTGAAGTGCGCTTAGCGGCTTCACCTCAAGTGGCACGTAACGAGCGCTTGTCTGGTTATGCCGGGTCCGTGACTGATGCCAAAGTGCAAAACTTATCAGAAATTGATTTGCAAGAAGTACCGCGTTTTTCTACCGGTTTTAAAGAGTTCGACCGCGTCCTCGGCGGCGGCATTGTTCCCGGTGCGGCGGTTTTGATTGGTGGTAATCCAGGTGCAGGTAAAAGTACCTTGCTGCTTCAAACGGTGTGTCGCCTTGCCGAGCAAATGCCTACGTTATATGTCACTGGTGAAGAATCATTGCAACAAGTGGCAATGCGCGCGTCACGTTTAGGTTTGCCGAAAGACCACCTCAAAATGCTGTCAGAAACCAACGTGGATAAAATTTGCCAAATTGCCGAAAATGAAAAGCCAAAGATCATGGTGATTGATTCTATCCAAGTGATGCATGTGGCGGATGTCCAATCGTCACCAGGCAGTGTGTCGCAAGTGCGTGAATCGGCCACTACGTTAACTCGTTATGCTAAGCAAAATAATGTGGCTGTGTTTTTAGTTGGACACGTCACCAAAGATGGTACGTTGGCGGGCCCGAAAGTGCTGGAACATATTATCGACTGCTCGGTATTGCTCGATGGCAGTGCCGATAGCCGCTTTAGAACATTGCGTAGCCATAAAAACCGTTTTGGTGCAGTCAATGAACTCGGCGTATTTGCCATGACGGGGCAAGGCTTAAAAGAAGTCAGTAACCCATCGGCGATATTTTTATCTCGCGGCGATGAAGAAACCTCAGGCAGTTCAGTGATGGTGGTGTGGGAAGGTACTCGTCCGTTGCTGGTGGAGATCCAAGCATTAGTAGATTACTCACAATTATCCAACCCAAGACGCGTTGCTGTCGGGCTTGAACAAAACCGTTTATCGATGCTTCTTGCGGTATTACACAAACACGGCGGCTTACAAATGGCCGACCAAGATGTGTTCGTTAACGTCGTTGGTGGTGTCAAAGTGGCGGAAACCAGTGCCGACTTAGCGTTATTAATGGCGTTGTTGTCGAGCTTTAAAGACAAGCCACTCCCCAAAGATGTGGTGGTGTTTGGCGAGGTCGGTCTTGCTGGTGAGATCCGCCCAGTACCAAGCGGTCAAGAGCGTTTAATGGAAGCCTACAAGCACGGCTTTAAGAAAGCGATTGTTCCAGCGGCCAACATGCCAAAAGGTGGCATTGCCGGCATGCAAATTCATGGGGTGAAGAAGTTATCTGAAGCCATCGATGCGTTTGATGAGGTGTAG
- the serB gene encoding phosphoserine phosphatase, with translation MDVVKPLNIQRSMSLIKRLPESHLYSSLDKQKAQWIVFGEHLSVGLFDRIDVFTGRFNPVLDSWKVGQYEVALMGGDLFPELVEFIHALGVDCASISVLPELTKPGLIVMDMDSTAIQIECIDEIAKLAGVGEMVSEITERAMQGELDFEQSLRQRVGALAGADEAILAQVRENLPLMPDLAQLVKTLQQFGWKTAIASGGFTYFSDYLKDTLGLDHAQSNTLEIVDGKLTGKVLGEVVSAETKADILVTLADEYDVEPHNTIAVGDGANDLVMMATAGLGVAFHAKPKVEQKAQTAIRYAGLGGVLCILSAALVQQKRVGWKAIPQ, from the coding sequence ATGGACGTGGTAAAACCCTTAAACATTCAGCGCAGTATGTCGCTCATCAAGCGATTGCCTGAATCTCATTTGTATTCCAGTTTAGACAAGCAAAAAGCACAGTGGATTGTATTTGGTGAGCATCTTTCTGTCGGCCTTTTTGACCGTATTGATGTGTTTACTGGTCGCTTTAATCCGGTTCTTGATTCATGGAAAGTCGGCCAATATGAAGTGGCACTCATGGGGGGGGATTTGTTCCCAGAGTTAGTCGAGTTTATTCATGCTTTAGGCGTAGATTGCGCTTCGATTAGCGTACTTCCCGAGCTCACTAAACCAGGTTTGATCGTGATGGACATGGATTCCACCGCCATTCAAATTGAGTGTATTGACGAGATCGCGAAATTAGCGGGCGTAGGTGAGATGGTGTCTGAAATTACCGAACGTGCGATGCAAGGTGAACTCGATTTTGAACAAAGTTTACGTCAACGCGTCGGCGCATTAGCTGGTGCGGATGAAGCCATTTTAGCGCAAGTACGTGAAAATCTTCCTTTAATGCCTGATTTAGCGCAGTTAGTGAAAACGCTGCAACAGTTTGGTTGGAAAACGGCTATTGCATCCGGTGGGTTTACTTACTTCTCAGATTATTTAAAAGATACCCTTGGTTTAGATCATGCCCAATCCAATACACTTGAAATTGTAGATGGTAAATTAACCGGTAAGGTGTTGGGCGAGGTGGTGTCGGCTGAAACTAAAGCGGATATTTTGGTGACCTTAGCCGATGAATACGATGTCGAGCCTCACAATACTATTGCTGTCGGTGATGGCGCCAATGACTTAGTCATGATGGCGACTGCCGGTTTAGGGGTTGCGTTTCATGCCAAACCCAAAGTAGAACAAAAAGCACAAACCGCGATCCGTTATGCTGGTCTTGGTGGCGTGTTGTGTATATTATCCGCCGCGCTTGTGCAGCAAAAGCGTGTTGGGTGGAAGGCGATTCCGCAGTAA
- a CDS encoding YtjB family periplasmic protein: MQTSLFSWRVFLRFIAIILLGGMFAYTIINSFVISRDNEHIQNQQLTILTDLLISQTALSSGNLITNDDQEGLMKMANQIASDDLVYDVTIYNAEGIKLVSSDNALSVREVLGLDTPLKTAGIGREQLVKPIFNEEDNTIGFIRITFEKGKVTAISDHRYRNSDHLMYTMLILSFISGVLLCLLILYKPQDEVENILLKDI, translated from the coding sequence ATGCAAACATCGTTGTTTTCTTGGCGTGTATTTTTGCGATTTATCGCGATAATCCTATTGGGCGGTATGTTTGCTTATACCATCATTAATAGCTTTGTGATCAGTCGTGATAACGAACATATCCAAAACCAACAATTGACGATTTTAACCGACTTGCTGATTTCGCAAACCGCTTTATCTTCTGGTAATTTGATCACCAATGATGATCAAGAAGGCCTGATGAAAATGGCGAATCAAATTGCTTCAGATGATTTGGTTTACGATGTCACTATCTATAACGCAGAAGGGATTAAGTTAGTCAGTAGCGATAACGCTCTCAGTGTACGTGAAGTTTTAGGTTTAGATACTCCACTGAAAACCGCCGGTATTGGACGTGAACAACTCGTTAAACCTATCTTTAATGAAGAAGATAATACTATTGGCTTTATTCGTATCACGTTTGAAAAAGGCAAAGTTACCGCGATTTCCGATCACCGTTATCGCAATAGTGATCACCTGATGTATACCATGCTGATTTTAAGCTTTATTAGTGGCGTGCTGCTTTGCTTGTTGATTTTGTATAAGCCGCAGGATGAAGTAGAGAATATTCTGCTGAAAGATATATAG
- the deoD gene encoding purine-nucleoside phosphorylase, translating to MATPHINAEMGDFADVVLMPGDPLRAQYIAENFLEDAVQVCNVRNMFGYTGTYKGRKVSVMGHGMGIASCSIYVTELIKDFGVKKIIRVGSCGAVSDHIKLRDVVIGMGACTDSKVNRMRFKDHDFAAIADYEMVRNAEEAAKARGINVKVGNLFSADLFYTPDPDMFKVMDKYGILGVEMEAAGIYGVAAEYGAKSLAICTVSDHIKSGEQTTSDERATTFNDMIHIALDSVLLGDK from the coding sequence ATGGCAACTCCACATATTAATGCTGAGATGGGTGATTTTGCAGACGTAGTACTGATGCCAGGTGACCCGCTACGTGCGCAATACATTGCTGAGAACTTTTTAGAAGACGCGGTTCAAGTATGTAACGTGCGTAACATGTTCGGTTACACAGGTACTTACAAAGGCCGTAAAGTATCAGTAATGGGGCACGGTATGGGTATTGCGTCTTGCTCTATCTACGTGACTGAATTGATCAAAGATTTCGGCGTGAAGAAAATCATCCGTGTGGGTAGCTGTGGCGCTGTAAGCGATCACATCAAACTGCGTGATGTGGTGATCGGCATGGGTGCATGTACGGATTCAAAAGTAAACCGTATGCGTTTCAAAGATCACGATTTCGCAGCGATTGCGGATTACGAGATGGTACGTAACGCTGAAGAAGCGGCAAAAGCACGCGGTATCAATGTTAAAGTGGGTAACCTTTTCTCTGCTGATTTGTTCTATACGCCAGATCCAGATATGTTCAAAGTGATGGACAAATACGGCATCCTAGGTGTGGAAATGGAAGCGGCTGGCATTTACGGTGTGGCGGCAGAATACGGCGCGAAATCTCTCGCGATTTGTACTGTATCTGATCACATTAAATCAGGTGAGCAAACCACATCTGATGAGCGTGCTACTACGTTCAACGATATGATTCATATTGCACTAGATTCAGTATTGCTTGGCGACAAATAA
- the deoB gene encoding phosphopentomutase gives MKRAIILVLDSFGIGATQDADKFGDVGADTLGHIAEQCDKGLADNEHRSGPLRLPNLSKLGLGLAAKESTGSFPIGLDEQAEITGAYGHAAELSSGKDTPSGHWEIAGVPVLFDWGYFTDEKNSFPQELLDKIVERANLPGYLGNCHSSGTVILDELGEEHMKSGKPIFYTSADSVFQIACHEETYGLENLLELCQIVREELEPYNIGRVIARPFVGNKPGEFARTGNRRDLSVEPPSATILQKLVDEKNGEVVSIGKISDIYAGCGITQKVKATGIEALFDATLEEVKKAGDNTIVFTNFVDFDSSYGHRRDVAGYAAALEYFDARLPEIQALLQQDDVLILTADHGCDPTWPGSDHTREHIPVLVSGPKVPAGSLGRRDTFADIGQSLAKYFGTSDMEYGKSFL, from the coding sequence ATGAAACGTGCGATTATTTTAGTACTGGATTCTTTCGGTATTGGTGCGACACAAGATGCCGATAAATTCGGTGATGTAGGCGCAGACACATTAGGTCATATTGCAGAGCAGTGTGATAAAGGTTTAGCGGATAACGAACACCGTAGCGGCCCATTGCGTTTGCCAAACTTGTCTAAACTGGGTTTAGGTCTTGCGGCGAAAGAATCAACGGGATCGTTCCCAATTGGCTTGGATGAGCAAGCGGAAATTACCGGCGCTTATGGCCACGCAGCAGAGTTGTCTTCAGGTAAAGATACGCCATCAGGTCACTGGGAAATTGCCGGCGTACCCGTATTGTTCGACTGGGGCTATTTTACTGATGAGAAAAACAGCTTCCCGCAAGAATTGTTAGATAAAATCGTTGAACGCGCCAACTTACCAGGCTACCTAGGCAACTGCCATTCATCGGGTACTGTTATTTTGGACGAGCTGGGCGAAGAGCACATGAAGAGCGGTAAGCCAATCTTCTATACTTCAGCAGATTCGGTCTTCCAGATTGCGTGTCACGAAGAAACTTACGGCTTGGAAAACTTATTAGAGCTTTGCCAAATCGTGCGTGAAGAGCTTGAGCCTTACAATATTGGCCGTGTGATTGCGCGTCCATTTGTTGGCAACAAACCAGGTGAATTTGCTCGTACCGGTAACCGTCGCGATCTTTCAGTTGAGCCGCCATCTGCGACGATTTTGCAAAAGCTGGTGGATGAGAAAAACGGTGAAGTTGTTTCTATTGGTAAGATTTCTGATATTTATGCTGGCTGCGGTATCACGCAAAAAGTGAAAGCAACAGGGATTGAAGCCTTATTTGATGCCACTTTAGAGGAAGTGAAAAAAGCCGGTGATAACACTATCGTCTTCACTAATTTTGTTGATTTCGATTCTTCTTACGGTCACCGCCGTGATGTCGCCGGTTATGCAGCAGCGCTGGAGTATTTCGATGCACGCTTGCCTGAAATTCAAGCCTTACTGCAACAAGATGATGTGTTGATTTTAACCGCAGACCACGGCTGTGACCCCACTTGGCCTGGCAGCGATCATACTCGCGAGCACATCCCAGTATTGGTATCTGGCCCGAAAGTGCCAGCAGGTTCATTAGGACGCCGCGACACTTTTGCTGACATCGGCCAAAGCCTAGCGAAATACTTTGGTACATCAGATATGGAATACGGAAAGTCGTTTTTATAG
- the deoA gene encoding thymidine phosphorylase: MYLPQEIIRKKRDGEVLTNEEINFFIQGVAKDTISEGQIAAFAMTIFFNEMNMQERIALTCAMRDSGMVLDWSHMNFGGPIVDKHSTGGVGDVTSLMLGAMVAACGGFVPMISGRGLGHTGGTLDKLESIPGYNIMPTNDVFGAVTKGAGVAIIGQTGDLAPADKRVYATRDITATVDNITLITASILSKKLAAGLESLVMDVKVGSGAFMPTYEASEELAQSIVAVANGAGTKTTAILTDMNQVLASSAGNALEVKEAVQFLTGEKNSRGEVRNPRLFEVTMALCAEMLVLAHLADNTDQAREQLQAVLDNGKAAACFGKMVAGLGGPQDFVQNYDAYLPKAEVIKPVFAKQVGTVTAMDTRAIGMAVVAMGGGRKVASDQIDYAVGFDQFIRLGEQADANTPLAMIHARSEEQWQQAAEQLQQAITVSDEAYQPTPEIYSQIRAEDLS; this comes from the coding sequence ATGTATCTTCCTCAAGAAATTATTCGTAAAAAGCGTGATGGTGAAGTGCTCACTAATGAAGAGATCAATTTCTTCATTCAAGGTGTAGCAAAAGATACCATTTCAGAAGGTCAAATTGCGGCTTTCGCCATGACCATCTTTTTTAACGAAATGAACATGCAAGAGCGTATCGCTTTAACCTGCGCAATGCGTGATTCAGGTATGGTGCTAGATTGGTCACACATGAATTTTGGTGGCCCAATTGTTGATAAACATTCTACTGGCGGTGTCGGGGATGTGACCTCATTAATGCTGGGCGCTATGGTAGCCGCATGTGGTGGTTTTGTTCCTATGATTTCAGGTCGTGGCCTTGGTCATACTGGTGGCACGCTGGATAAATTAGAGTCCATCCCTGGTTACAACATCATGCCAACCAATGATGTGTTTGGCGCTGTGACCAAAGGTGCTGGTGTCGCGATTATTGGTCAAACCGGTGATCTAGCGCCTGCGGATAAACGCGTTTATGCCACTCGCGATATTACGGCGACGGTGGATAATATCACTTTGATCACCGCGTCTATCTTGTCGAAGAAATTGGCCGCGGGCCTTGAATCACTCGTGATGGATGTGAAAGTCGGCTCTGGTGCGTTTATGCCAACTTATGAAGCATCAGAAGAACTGGCTCAATCGATTGTGGCGGTAGCCAATGGTGCGGGTACGAAAACCACCGCCATTTTAACCGACATGAACCAAGTATTGGCTTCTTCTGCGGGTAACGCGTTGGAAGTGAAAGAAGCGGTGCAATTTTTAACCGGTGAGAAAAACTCTCGCGGTGAAGTGCGTAATCCTCGCTTATTTGAAGTGACTATGGCGCTGTGTGCTGAAATGTTGGTATTGGCTCACCTTGCAGACAATACCGATCAAGCTCGTGAGCAATTGCAAGCGGTTCTTGATAACGGCAAAGCTGCAGCTTGTTTTGGCAAAATGGTAGCAGGCTTAGGCGGCCCGCAAGATTTTGTTCAAAACTATGATGCGTATTTACCTAAAGCAGAAGTGATTAAGCCTGTTTTTGCTAAGCAAGTAGGCACTGTGACTGCGATGGATACCCGTGCAATTGGCATGGCGGTCGTGGCGATGGGCGGTGGACGTAAAGTCGCGTCTGACCAAATTGATTATGCGGTTGGCTTTGACCAGTTCATTCGTTTAGGTGAACAGGCTGATGCTAACACACCACTTGCAATGATCCATGCTCGTAGTGAAGAGCAATGGCAGCAAGCGGCAGAGCAACTACAACAAGCGATTACGGTGTCTGATGAGGCTTATCAACCGACACCAGAGATTTATAGTCAAATCCGAGCGGAAGATCTGTCATAG
- the deoC gene encoding deoxyribose-phosphate aldolase produces the protein MSDLQAAALRALKLMDLTTLNDDDTDEKVIALCKDAKSPVGNTAAICIYPRFIPIAKKTLREQDTPDIRIATVTNFPHGNDDIDIAVAETKAAVAYGADEVDVVFPYRTLIAGDEKTGFELVKQCKEACGDILLKVIIETGELKEEALIKRASQISIEAGADFIKTSTGKVPVNATPESAEIMLNVIKDMGVADKVGFKPAGGVRTAEDAQAYLAMADRILGADWADNMHYRFGASSLLANLLNTLGKGEKAEEGGY, from the coding sequence ATGAGCGATTTACAAGCAGCAGCTTTACGTGCACTAAAATTAATGGATCTGACGACGTTGAATGACGACGACACAGATGAGAAAGTCATTGCCCTATGTAAAGATGCAAAATCACCTGTTGGCAATACCGCTGCCATTTGTATTTACCCGCGCTTTATTCCTATTGCGAAGAAGACACTGCGTGAGCAAGACACGCCAGACATTCGCATCGCGACCGTTACTAACTTCCCACACGGTAACGACGATATTGACATTGCAGTGGCAGAAACGAAAGCGGCTGTGGCTTACGGGGCTGACGAAGTGGACGTGGTTTTCCCATACCGCACTTTGATTGCTGGTGATGAAAAAACTGGCTTTGAATTAGTGAAGCAATGTAAAGAAGCGTGTGGCGACATTCTACTTAAAGTGATCATCGAAACTGGTGAGCTAAAAGAAGAAGCGTTAATCAAGCGTGCTTCTCAAATCTCAATCGAAGCAGGCGCAGATTTCATCAAAACCTCAACCGGTAAAGTGCCAGTTAACGCAACGCCAGAATCAGCAGAAATCATGTTGAATGTCATTAAAGATATGGGCGTGGCGGACAAAGTCGGCTTCAAACCAGCCGGTGGTGTTCGTACTGCAGAAGACGCACAAGCTTATCTCGCCATGGCGGATCGTATTTTAGGTGCAGATTGGGCAGATAACATGCACTACCGTTTTGGTGCATCAAGCCTACTAGCAAACCTACTCAACACCCTAGGTAAAGGCGAAAAAGCGGAAGAAGGCGGCTACTAA